TGATCCGGCGAACTTTCCATTAAAAAAGTAAAACCTTATTTACCTTCAACCGGTTTTATCGTCGTCAGCCGCAGGGACTGAATAACCTCCCTGCGGCTGATTTTTTTCACTCCCTGATGCGGGGTCCGCAGAACCGTATTGACGACGTAACCTTTTGTTACACCCTTTTCCCGAAGAAGAAACGACCGGCCTTGTATATTGCAAGGATGCCAAAAATGACAACAAACACAAGACACAGTACAGGTATAACAATTGCGGAGACCGCTACGATGACTGCTCCTGCCAGCTCAAGCGTCGCGATCAGGGGATTGCCCAGTCCCCCGGTCAGCAATGATGATTTCGCGCGGATGGCGCCGGTGGCACCATGAACAAAACCCGCGATCCCGCCGCCGGCAATAATCGCTAATATCCATTTTAGATGTGGGGGCATATCGACGATTACAGATGCTGCTGCAACGGTACCTGCAATAATCGAAACAGGTGAGGCGATGGCATCCAGTAGGTTATCAAGCCAGGGGATATAATAGGCGAGTATCTCAAGGACCGTTGCAGTTCCGAATGTCATTGTCGCAGAATAACCTCCGATCCACTCAAAACCAGGTGTCACGTGTAGATGCCCGGAGAGCACAGCAAGGTTCATGACAAGCAGTGGAACGAAGATCCTGAAACCGCATGCTGCGCTCAGTCCGATGCCGGTCATTATTCCAAACAATGTCTCCAATATGCCTCCGCTTCTCAATTTTCAAGCAATTTTTACTATTTTACAACAATTTTTATCCGACTTTGCGCTTGATTTTCCCCTGGAACCGGATTATTTTCTGACAATCGGAGGGGATCATGAATACTGTACAATACAGGGCTCATCAGCTTGCCGGTCTGCAAAAAAACCTTCTGTGGATGACCATTCTCGTTCTTTTTGTTCTTTTTCCCGGTTTTGTGATTGCCGGTATTACCGACCGCATCGCTCAATGCGCTGCAATAAAAAACGATATCGAGCGATTGAAATGTTTCGATGACCTGGCCGGAAGAAAATCCTCAATGAAGCCGATAACCCTGTTGCCCGCAGAGGACAACACGTCACGGCAGACAGATACCGCGACAGGGGTTCGACCGGGCGACGGGGAACAGGCGACCCCGTCGGTCATGTCCAGGCAATGGGAACTGGATGCCGCAAGCCGGGAAAATGCTCCCGTGATCAGGGCGCACCGGCCGAATTACTTCCTGCCCGTCGCCTACAATTCATCACCAAACAAGGATCAAGGCCTTGACGTTGATTCCCACGCAAGGGCACAGAATAATGAGGCAAAGTTTCAACTCAGCTTCAAGGTAAAACTCTGGGAAGACATCGTGGGTAAAGATGTGGACCTGTGGTTTGCCTATACACAGCTTTCTTTCTGGCAGCTTTATAACTCCACATTTTCTTCGCCCTTCCGCGAAACCAATTATGAACCGGAGGTCCTTCTGAATTTCCGCATGAATTATGACCTTCTTGGGTTGAAGGGGCGCGTTATCAACCTGGGCATCAATCATCAGTCTAACGGTCGCGCAAAGCCGCTTTCGAGAAGCTGGAACCGGATTGTCGCAAACTTTGGATTTGAGCGGAACAATTTCAATCTCCTCCTGAAAACATGGTACAGGATACCTGAAAATGCACAGGATGACGACAACCCGGATATTGACAGGTATCTTGGCTACGGTGAGATATGGGGATACTATTATCTTGATAAGCACAGGTTCGCCGCCATGTGGCGCAACAATCTCAGACCCGGTGATAACAGGGGCGCCGTACAGCTCGACTGGAGCTTCCCCTTCCCTTTCATCCACAACGAACGGATCAGCGGGTATATCCAGTATTTCAATGGTTACGGGGAAAGCCTGCTCGATTACAACGCCAACGTAAACCGGATAGGGTTCGGTATCATGCTTACGGACTGGTATTAAAATTTCAGGCATGATAAATATGCAAAGGAGGGTTATAAATGATGCACAGGATAGCGATCATCCCAGGTGATGGTATTGGTAAAGAGGTGGTACCTGAGGGTATCCGCGCACTTGATGCTGCAGGAAAGCGTTTCGGTATCCGGTTCCAGTGGGAATATTTTCCATGGGGCTGCGAATACTATGCTTCGCATGGCCAGATGATGCCCCCGGACGGGCTGGATATACTTAAGGGGTTTGAGGCAATCTACCTTGGCGCTGTCGGACATCCGGAAGTACCGGACCATGTATCGCTCTGGGGCCTTCTCATCCCTATACGCAGGACATTTCGTCAGTATATCAACCTGAGGCCGGTGCGGTTGCTCAAAGGCATAGAGAGCCCACTCAGGGATAAGAAACCGAACGACATAGACCTGTGCGTGGTAAGGGAAAATAACGAGGGAGAGTATTCCAATATCGGAGGCAGGATGTATGCGGGGACTGAACAGGAGATGGTTGTTCAGGCATCGATCTTTACCCGTAAAGGTGTTGAAAGGGTAATACGGTTTGCCTTTGAGCTGGCAGCGAAAAGGCCGAAGAGACATCTCACGTCAGCAACAAAATCAAACGGCATCGTCTTTACCATGCCATACTGGGACGAGATCTTCCAGGATATCTCAAAAGAGTATCCCCGGGTTAAAGCTGACCAGTATCACATCGATGGGCTTACCGCAGCGCTTGTACTCCGTCCTGAACGATTTGACGTCCTCGTCGGCAGCAATCTTTTCGGCGATATCCTGTCAGACCTGACCCCTGCACTTGCGGGAAGCCTCGGGATAGCGCCATCGGGAAACCTGAATCCCGAGAAAGAATGCCCGTCCATGTTCGAGCCTGTTCACGGTTCTGCCCCTGATATTGCAGGGAAAGGTATCGCAAATCCGATCGGGCAGATATGGTCAGGCGCCATGATGCTCGGACATCTCGGTTACCCAGAAGCAGCGAAGGCGATCGAGGTCGCCATCGAAGCGATACTGGGAGAAGGTAAGGTACGAACGCCTGATCTCGGCGGGAGTTCGACTACGGAAGAGGTAGGAAAAGCGGTAACAGAATATATTCTCAAAGGCAGCCCGTAGCTTATGGGAAATAGTATATCGTATTTCGTATATAGTATATCGTAACTTCCAGTTCATCATCTTACACCGAACAGCTCTTTTTGCATTTCGATATACGAACTACGATATACGATATACTTTCAATTATTATCTTCCGGCTTTTCTGCTGCTATGTTTTTAAGGGGTATATCTAAAAAGTGAGACAGTTGTTCCGCTGTCCGGTGGGCGGATTCATAGTCATCGGGAGATGGGATGTAGAACGGGGCGGAATGTCCGGAACCAATAAGGTTTATTACGCAGACATCGCCGGAATCTCTATCCCCGGCATGAAGATCCAGACAGACACATTCGAATGCATCAAGGCTATGTTCAGTCCTTTTCATGGGGACAAAAAGACCCCACCATTGTGTTATTGTGCGGCTCCGTCGATTGACCGTGATCCCGTTCCTTACAAACACGAGGGCAGCACCTGCAATCGTAAAGACAAGACCCAACGGCATTATCAGGGCGAGGATAATGGGGCCTTCTTCAATCTCCACGGGAATAAAACCAGAGGGGATCTGGAGTACGAAAAGTCCTGCGAGCAGGAACGGTAAACCGGAGACCGACAGGCACCCGCTGCCCCGCTTCATTTTCAGGATATCAGGATCATTTGTCTGTGTAAAACAGGGTTGACGCACTGCACCTCTTACAATGTATTATAGAACCACTTTTTCAACTACATGGCGAATGATCGGCCGCAGCGAAGGGTTGAGATTCTCTACACTGATAGCAATATCCGGATGTACTTTCCTGAAGACCCTGAATATCTCATCGGCAAAACCCTGGCCTATGGAGCGGACACCAAGAAAGTCTATGATGATCTCTCTGAATTTATCGAGACCGTTCAGTATCCGTCTTGCCTCGGAACGCGACACGAGCTCTTTGTGGTACAATGCAACGAAGACCCTTGTTTTTTCAAAGCGGTGCTCGTACTCTGCCGGCGCGTAGAGATTAAAGATGTCCCCGAGTTTTCTTTTCGAGTTGCGGCTGATACGGAAAGACACCTCCGTGCCTTTGGTGAACCTTCGCGCCGCCATGAACACATCTTTTACCTTGTTATCAAAAACAAGTTCTGCCCTGTGTGACTGGAAGATGATATGATCTCCCGATTTTGAGGTAAAAAATACACCTTCACCGGTGTGTCTTTCTTTCATTGTTGTTGTTTTCCCCTTCAGGAGCTCGCCCACGGCAGCCGATTCATCGGGGAGGCTCAACTTTTTGAAAACGGAATAGAATATCCCTATGCCGTAATCTTTAATCTTGAAACCACAGTTATACGCATTCAGAAAAAATTCGATATCGCCAAGTTTTGACTCTGAGTGTTCGATAGCGTTATCAATCATCTCGGTAAACGCATACCGGACAATATCAAAGACATTATGGGAGATGTTTTTCCTCAATTGCAGGTTTGACTCACATTCATTGAATACAACATGTTCCTCGAGACCCTCCAGGACATATCGCTTCTTAAACTTCTGTGACACATCTTTTTTATCTGTCGTGCTGTGTATTGTGTAAACCGTTCCCTTCGTGGTGCCTTCTTTACATACCTTGCCATTTTCGATAAGACCCTTCAGGTGCTTATTGATTGCCTGTCTTGATATCCCGAAGGCCTCGGCAAGCTCCCGTCCTGAGGCAAGTTGCCTGGCTTTGAGGTATTTAAGCAGATTTTTTTTCGTGACCATATGATCATTATACAACTATTGTCAACCATATTGTCAACCCATAAAATACTTTATTGTCAACCAGGGCAGTTATGAGGTCCAAAAAAACAGCTTCGCGAACCAAACCCGACACCTGTGACCAGCGGCCCGTGACATCATAACGCATTCACATCTCTCAGAAGCGTTCTCATTTTATGTATAGTATTAAGAAGCGGCATGTGGTATAATGAATTGTTTGATAATTTTACCTGCCTAAGCATCAGAAAGAGAATAGCCTCAGAGTATCGTTGGAACAGCAGTAATAAGGAGGATATATGTCGTTTAAAGGTGCCAAAGAACCTTTTTCCTGCATGGCCGCCACCGCACATTTAGATGAGGCCAAAAAAGCCCTTGCTGATGGTTATAAACCTGATACGAATCTGATGAAAGCGGTTTGGGGCAGAGTGAGCGACGCAAAAAAACATCTTGAGGCAATCAGACCGGAATCACCTGCATATGTTGCGGTCAGGGGACTCATGAACGAAGTACATTTGAGAGAACGGAAGATAGAGATTGTGTGTATTGGCATCACGAATCACCTCATGATAAAGCAGCGTGAAATATTAACGGATGAATTGGAACAGTATTACCTGAACAGAGGCATACTCGTCAACATAGAACTAAGCGGCCCGGATAAAACATCTATGCGATTGGTGTGTCCGTTGCTGCGTGAGACATCAATTGAGAGAATTTTACATGAAACTAACTTCTTCGCTCATCTCAGGAAGGCCGGTTTTAAAAGAGTGATATTGGGTGATAATGAAGAGTATGCCAGAACATACAGTATTGGAACAACATGAAACAAACAATACGGGGAGGATCTGTGTTAATAGGAAAAATCACAAGAAACGGGAAACAAAGACTGCTGGTAACGATAGAGGAGAATAAAGGGGCCAAGGTTATTGATGTACGAGCCTATAATATCATTAACGATGGGGAGTTAGTCCCCACTCAGGAAGGTATTGCTCTGCCGCCGGAAACGATAGAAACCCTCATAGGGCTTTTACGGGAGGCGCAAAAAAGATTGCCGGCAGCGTGAGCCCCAGGAGGAAAGCAGCGGAGGGCTGAGGGCTGAGAGCAGAACATAAGTCTTATATGGTCTATTGGACCTATAGTATTTTATAGCGAGTTCACGAGCGAGAAGGGGTGGCTCCGGCAGCTTTGCTGCTGGAGGGGGCGACGTGAGCCCCAGAAATAGTTTATAGCGAGTTCACGAGCGAGAAGGGGTGGCTCCGGCAGCTTTGCTGCTGGAGGGGGCGACGTGAGCCCCAGAAACTGAGAGGAGGCAAAGTTGGCAAAACATAGCGGATTTTTTGGACATAAAAAGAGACAAAAAGAGATAGCCCGCCTTGAGAAACAGAAAGAAAAGCGGGAGCGCCGTTTGAGGCCAAAGGTCAGGGAAGACGACGCCGATCCCGCAGAGCCGGAGATTACGGAAGGGACCGAGGGTGTTGATGAAGGCGAACATGACCTCCCTGCGGAATAATGTATGAATTGAGACGTATGATGTTGGGTGGAAGACAAAACTTGTTCAACGTTAAGACCTGACAGACGAAATACACTAAACGAATCAAATAGACCGGGTTCCTGGCTGATCGCTCATGGCTAACTGCTGATAACTGCTTTTTTATTTAGTACATCTTCTCTTCGTATTCTTCAGGAAGACTCTGTTCCCCGGGATATTGTCCCGGAGCATCTCCTTCCATCTTTTCTATATATTCAAAGATAGGGGTGGCGGCGAAGGTATGGATTTGCACGGTCCCCCTTGAGCCAAGTTCAATGGAAACCTTGGCGATTGTCTCATTATCCGGTGCTTCCAGGACGCTGAGAAAGTCATATAATCCCAATAATGCGTACTGAGCAAGGACCTTTGCTCCCATTTGTTCAATCTCTTGATCCACTTCCTTGATGCGTTCAGGGTTGTTTTTGACCGTTTCTCTCCCTTCGTTGGTAAGCTTGCTCAGCATAATGTAAATTTGCATTAATCCCTCCTTTTTATTCTTTACCCTAAAAGTATAGCGTAAAAAGATCCATTGTCAACATGTTCAAAAAGCAGCGGAGAGCGAAGAGCTGAGGGCAGAGAGTACAATGCCACTGACGACTGGTTTAGCTATCAGCTATCAGCTTAAAGCCTTTTTTGTTTTAGCTGACTGCTGTATGCTGACTGCTGACTGCTGGTTTACAGAGGGGGCGACGCAAGCCCCGGTATAAGGCAGCAGAGAGCATGGAGCAGAGAGCGGAGAGTGGAAAGCGAAAAGAAGAATATAGGTCTTATAGGACCTATTGGACCTATAATATTCTGTAGCGAACATCGTGAGCGAGAGTGGGGAGGCTCCGGCAGCTCTGCTGCTGGAGGGGGCGACGCAAGCCCCATTCAATAGAACCTTGCATTGACAAATATGCAATGCCATGCAAAAATCGTCTGTAATTACAGTTAAAATCAAAAACAAGGGGGAAAAAATGAAACATTTTACGGCAATGAGGTCTGTAGTATTGGCTACCGCAATGCTTGCAATAACCCTTCTTACGGGGTTCTCGTATGTCCAGGCCGCTGACTTTGCCTCACAGCTTGCAGAACAATATCTCAAAAAGACGCCTGTCACCGAGATCGATGCAAACATGACGATGGAGCAGGCGGCAAAAGTACAGGAACGGTTCGTTGCGCTCATCAGCAAGGAATTCGGGGAACTGGCCGGCTACAAGGCAGGTCTTACCAATCCCCAGGTGCAAAAGGTCTTCGGCGTCAACCAGCCTGTGCGGGGTACGCTGCTTGCGAAGATGATGCTCAAGAACGGGGCCGTTGTTCCCGCAAATTTCGGTACTGTCCCGATGACGGAAGGCGACCTCGTTGTGAGGGTCAAGGACGAGGGGATAAACCAGGCGAAGACCGGCGTGGAAGCGCTGAAGCACCTCGATGCGGTAATACCTTTCATAGAGCTGCCTGACATGGTCTGCGGCAAGGGTGTCAAATTCAACGGTCCTGTCCTCGTTGCCATCAACGTCGGCTCCCGTTACGGTGTCCTCGGCGATCCCATCCCGCTGGAGGCAACGCCGGAATGGGCAGAGCGGCTGAAGAATTTTACCCTTCAGGTCGTCGATGAAAAAGGCGCGGTCGTCAGCGAAGGGAAAGGGGCCGCCCTCCTCGGCGACCCACTGGCCGTAGTCCTCTGGATCAAGGATTCGGTGGCTGCCGAAGGAAAAAAATTAAAGAAAGGCGACATCCTCTCCCTCGGTTCGATAACAAAGATGATACCTGCAAAGCCGGGCATGACCCTCAAGGCCAGGTATACCGGTTTAGATCCAAAGGGTCCGGTGGAGGTAACGGTAAGCTTTAAATAGCCGTCAGCGAAAAGAATCAGGTTAAGGCTAAGGTTGAGGTTGAGGTTGAGAAAAACCGGAGTTTGCTTAACCTTAGCCTTAACCTCAGCCTGCCTTTTGCTTAATTTACTTCATTGCTTTTTTCAGGAAGGAAACGACATCCGTTAAAGACCGGTTACGTATATTCTCATCAAAACCTATATGGTAGCCCTTTGCCGCTGCCATACACGCATTCCACCTGTCCTGATTGTACGGCAATATACCCTTGGCGCCAAGCAGCGTTAACCCGTTGGGCGATTTTGGCGCCAGTAAAACCAGGGGGCACTTCACGGTGTTTGCAAGGTTTGCCTTGTATGATGCCGGTGTGTACCATGAATTTCCCCACCCATGATATGTTTCCGGGTATATGATAGTCTCAATCGGCGCCGGAGATCCTGCATGCTTTGTATAATCCAGATACAACTGGAGCTTTGAAGGCGGACCGCAAT
This genomic window from Syntrophorhabdaceae bacterium contains:
- a CDS encoding GYD domain-containing protein: MQIYIMLSKLTNEGRETVKNNPERIKEVDQEIEQMGAKVLAQYALLGLYDFLSVLEAPDNETIAKVSIELGSRGTVQIHTFAATPIFEYIEKMEGDAPGQYPGEQSLPEEYEEKMY
- a CDS encoding DUF4325 domain-containing protein encodes the protein MVTKKNLLKYLKARQLASGRELAEAFGISRQAINKHLKGLIENGKVCKEGTTKGTVYTIHSTTDKKDVSQKFKKRYVLEGLEEHVVFNECESNLQLRKNISHNVFDIVRYAFTEMIDNAIEHSESKLGDIEFFLNAYNCGFKIKDYGIGIFYSVFKKLSLPDESAAVGELLKGKTTTMKERHTGEGVFFTSKSGDHIIFQSHRAELVFDNKVKDVFMAARRFTKGTEVSFRISRNSKRKLGDIFNLYAPAEYEHRFEKTRVFVALYHKELVSRSEARRILNGLDKFREIIIDFLGVRSIGQGFADEIFRVFRKVHPDIAISVENLNPSLRPIIRHVVEKVVL
- a CDS encoding DUF4126 domain-containing protein translates to METLFGIMTGIGLSAACGFRIFVPLLVMNLAVLSGHLHVTPGFEWIGGYSATMTFGTATVLEILAYYIPWLDNLLDAIASPVSIIAGTVAAASVIVDMPPHLKWILAIIAGGGIAGFVHGATGAIRAKSSLLTGGLGNPLIATLELAGAVIVAVSAIVIPVLCLVFVVIFGILAIYKAGRFFFGKRV
- a CDS encoding phospholipase A, translating into MNTVQYRAHQLAGLQKNLLWMTILVLFVLFPGFVIAGITDRIAQCAAIKNDIERLKCFDDLAGRKSSMKPITLLPAEDNTSRQTDTATGVRPGDGEQATPSVMSRQWELDAASRENAPVIRAHRPNYFLPVAYNSSPNKDQGLDVDSHARAQNNEAKFQLSFKVKLWEDIVGKDVDLWFAYTQLSFWQLYNSTFSSPFRETNYEPEVLLNFRMNYDLLGLKGRVINLGINHQSNGRAKPLSRSWNRIVANFGFERNNFNLLLKTWYRIPENAQDDDNPDIDRYLGYGEIWGYYYLDKHRFAAMWRNNLRPGDNRGAVQLDWSFPFPFIHNERISGYIQYFNGYGESLLDYNANVNRIGFGIMLTDWY
- a CDS encoding transcriptional coactivator p15/PC4 family protein yields the protein MLIGKITRNGKQRLLVTIEENKGAKVIDVRAYNIINDGELVPTQEGIALPPETIETLIGLLREAQKRLPAA
- a CDS encoding tartrate dehydrogenase → MMHRIAIIPGDGIGKEVVPEGIRALDAAGKRFGIRFQWEYFPWGCEYYASHGQMMPPDGLDILKGFEAIYLGAVGHPEVPDHVSLWGLLIPIRRTFRQYINLRPVRLLKGIESPLRDKKPNDIDLCVVRENNEGEYSNIGGRMYAGTEQEMVVQASIFTRKGVERVIRFAFELAAKRPKRHLTSATKSNGIVFTMPYWDEIFQDISKEYPRVKADQYHIDGLTAALVLRPERFDVLVGSNLFGDILSDLTPALAGSLGIAPSGNLNPEKECPSMFEPVHGSAPDIAGKGIANPIGQIWSGAMMLGHLGYPEAAKAIEVAIEAILGEGKVRTPDLGGSSTTEEVGKAVTEYILKGSP